The DNA sequence AGCACACTGGATGTCGCGGTAATCGTTGTTTCGCTTGCCGTCGTCGTTGTCGTGGGTCTGTGGACTTCGAGAAAACAGGGCGACACGGCGCGCGACTATTTCCTCGCCTCGGGCCGGCTGCCCTGGTACATCATTGGCGCGGCTTTTGTGTCCACCAGCGTATCGAGCGAGCAAATTGTCGGCACCGCCGGCCAAGCCTACGCGCACGGCATGGGCATCGCCAACTGGGAATGGTGGTCCATGCCCGTCTACGGCATTTTGATAGCCATTTTCATTCCCATCTACCTGCGCAATCGTCTGGCAACGGTCCCCGAACTGCTGACGCGCCGCTTCAGTCCAGCGTGCGGCAATGTCTACACCTACGTCATGCTCTTTGCCTACGTATTCGTGTTCATGGTGCCGGTGTTCTACGGTGGCGCGCTGACCTTTGAGCGTCTCACTGGCGTCAACTTCTATATCGTGCTCTGGCTGACGGTGTTGCTGGTCGCCATCTACACGGTAAAAGGTGGACTACTATCGGTCGTGTGGACCGACGCCGTGCAATGCGTCATGCTCGTGGGCGGCGGGTTGATCCTGTTCTTCGTTGCGCTCAACAAGATTCCCGGCGGCTGGGCGGCCATGGAAGCCGCGAGCCCCGAACGCTATCACCTCTATCTGCCCCCCAGCGATGACCGGGCCCCGTTTCTTGGCATCCTCCTCGGGACGTTCGGTCTGTTCACGTTCTACTCCGCCACCAATCAGGTGATGGTGCAACGTGTGCTCGGGGCGCGCTCGCGCTGGGACGGCATCATGGGCATCATCTTTGCCGGGTTCATCAACATCGTGCGCCCGCTGGTGACCTGCTTTCTTGGATTCATCGTGTACCACTGGCTCCATGTCATGAAGATGGGGCCGCCGCTCGAAAATCTGGACCACACTTTTCCGTTTGCGTTGCGCGAACTCGCGCCGGAATGGGGACTTCGCGGAATTATCCTGGCCGGATTCATCGCGGCGGTCATGTCTACGGTAAGCGCGCTCGCGAACTCCACCGCCACAATCTTCTCGCTCGACGTGTATCAGAAGGTGCTCAAACCATCGGCGAATGACCGCGAATTGGTGTTGGTAGGACGGTACGCGTCATTCGGCGCATTGGTCATTGCGGCGATCATCGCGCCAAGCATCGAGCGGTTCGGCGGCATCTTCGCGTACTTTCAACAGGGGATTACCTTTGTTGTCAGCCCGCTCATCGGCGTGATCCTGATGGGCGTATTCTGGAAACGCGCCAACGCACAAGGCGCCTTCGCCGGAATGATGGCCGGACTAATCATGACGGCTGTGCTGCTCGCGCTGACCATCGCAAAAATCCCGCTTGGATTCCATTGGCTCTATGTCGGCTTCTTCCAGGAAGCGATTGTCGTGGCGATTATCGTTGTGGTTTCGCTTATGACGCCCGCTCCCGCCGCCGAACAATGGCAACCCTTCGTGTGGCGGCCCGCATTTCTGACCGAGCACCTTCAAGGCGAGCCCGAGTACCGATGGTACAAAAGCCTGACGCTCTGGTTCGGCATCTTCGCGGCGATTTGGCTGTACCTCTACTGGCGTTACTGGTGATCCATTCAAAGTGATTTCGACGAAGTCTGGTAGTTCTGATCATGTGGCGCAGCCGCCCTTGGCTGCGAAAGGAGATATTCAATCATGCGCGTAATGGCCTTTAGCCCTCACCCCGACGACGTCGAGATTCTCTGCGCGGGTACGCTCGCAAAATACGCGGCCCAGGGCCACGACGTCGCCATCGTCTACGTGACCAACGGCAACGTCGGCTCGCCAACGCTCCCTCCAGGGGAGATTGCCGCCGTGCGCAAGAAGGAAGCGCAGGCCGCGAGCGCGCTCATTAACGCGACGTTCTTCTGGATGAACTACGACGATGAATTCTTGTATGACTCGCCGGAGGTGCGCCACCACTTCATCGACGTCATTCGGCAATTCCGCCCGGATATCGTCCTGTGTCCGCACAAGGATCTTGACTATCATCCCGACCACATACGAACCGGACAGATTGTGTGGGACACACATGTCATGGCTACCGTGCCCAACATCAAGACGGCCCACCCGCCTTGCGAGCGCATCCACGAGATTTGGTTCTACGACACCGTCGCGGGCGTCAACTTCGTGCCCGAGTTCTACGTCGACATCAGCGAACACTGGGAAATGAAGGCCCGTATGCTTGCCTGCCACGAAAGCCAAAACGAGTGGATGATCGCGCAATACGGCGTGCCCGTCACGCACCACGCGGAAATCCAATCGAAGTTCCGTGGACTCCAAAGCGGCTGCGCCTACGCAGAGTGCTTCTTCCGGGCAAAATTCTTCCCGTCGACCACGTCGAAAGACGGGTTGCTGCCAGGCTAGGGTGTCCTTTAGGTTGCGCGCATTGTTGGGGAATCCCGATTGAATGCGAGATGGATTTGAAGCCAGATCCTTCGTCCGCCGCAGGCGGACTCAGGATGACACTTAAGTGGCCTTTACTGTCATCCTGAGCGGCAGCGAAGGATCTGGCTTACATAATTGCACGTGCCAAGTCAGACTCTCTCCGTCTCGAAGCCGGTGATCAGTCTCATTCCACCACATGCGGTGTGCATCTGATACTAAGAAGCCCCGAAAGTCGTGCGCACTTTCGGGGCTTTAGTAATTGTGAATCGTGGTCGTCTACGGCAATTCGCGAATGCGCAGATTCCTGAACTCAATCGGAGAACCTTCCGACTCCAGCGCGAGGTATCCTTCTGACGGATCGGCTCCGGTACCGCCGGAGACTTCTTCGCCATTCACCCACAAACGCACCTCGCCGTTGATTGCGCGGACGTAGTAGTGGTTCCACTCGGGAGAACCTTTGCTGAGGTTCTTGGAGGGGAAGCTGCGCGAACCGTTGGGCGAGAGCGGCGGGAAGGGCGTCAGCTTCATCTTGCCCACGGCAAAGACGTCGCCGTTGGTGGTGAACCAATCGCCCTTCTTGCCGTTCTGCTTCTCGTATTGCTCGGCATAGCCGTGATCGAGCACCTGGACTTCGATACCGTGCGGCAATTTGCCTTTGGGCAAGTCCTTGATCGAGTCTTCCATGACCCACACGAACACGCCCGAATTGCCCGCCGGTTTCATGTGACGCCACTGCACGACCAATTCGAAGTTCTTCACTTTGTTCTTTGTGCGCATAATTCCGGTCGGCGATCCGGTGCAGTAGATGGTGCCGTCTTTGAATGACCACGTGTCGGCATCGCAGTTCACGTTGGTGAAGTCCTCTTCCCACAACGCGCGCCACCCGGTTCCCTCACCCATCACAACGGGCTTTTGTGGTTCCGCCGCGGGCGCGTCGGCCGCGCACACCGTCGCCACGTTGAAAAGACACAAACATGCGATTGCCGCCGCCAATGCGGCAAACGCGCAATACGTCCTGCGATTCGCAATTCGGAAACGAGCGAAAACCGTGCTTTTCATGTTCATCCACCCCTATGTCGAACGTTCCAGCCAGAATTCGGGTCATAGTGCCAACATGCCATTGGAGTGTCAATAGAACTATTGTGTGTTCTAAAGGGATCGCAGCAGCTTGGCTGCTTCATCTTCGAACACTTTCTGCCAGCCAGGACCCAGAATGCAATCGCTGTCTTCCTGCGCCCCGCCAACATTCCGCAATTGGTCTTCGGTCGGCGCGTAGTAGATGTAGCCGTTGGTGTATCCGGCAACAAACGTCATATCGTGCGGAGATGCCTTCTTGATGCTCAAACCGATCTGGACGGTGAGTTCGCCGGGAAACGTAATCAGTGTGAAGTCGCCAACGCGCACGCCGAGCACTTCAACGTCCACCGTGTCCTTACCCGCCGCGACACGGTCTGCCTGGTGTTTGCGCAGCAAGTCGAGATTGGCTTGCACGCGCGTCAGCTCTTCCATCGTCTCGATGTTGGCGATGTACTGCTCCATGTTGGCTCGATTCTCCTCGTCCAACTTCTTCAGTCCATCGCGCCCGATCGCCTCTTCGTGCAGATAGCCGTGCGAGTAATAGGAGGGGTAGTCACCGGACAAACCGTACTTCACCGCAAGCGGCAAAAAGGTCTTCAAGCTGAGACTCGTGCCCTTCAAAGACTGCAACAAGCGTTGCTGTTCGGCCTCTTGGTTCGCGATGGCCTGCGAGAGATCGGCTCTCGGCAACGTGATGGTTTCGTTCAGCACAGCCAACCGGTCGTCAACCTTCGGCTGCACGGATCGCAGCGCGCGCAATGCGCTCAGCCCCAGCATGTTTCCAAGGGGCTCCGCGTCGCGTGGCGCGTCCACCGCCTTGTACCCGACGGGATTGATGTCGCCCGCGCAACCCTGCAGGAACAAGGCAACCGTTCCCGGACTCAGGTTCTCTTCGATAACGGAGGAAGCGAACCCGGTAAGGTCTGCGGTGTTGCCATGGCTTGGAACTCCGATGATGGGATGGCACGCGAAGTTGTAGACGGCCGCGAGCGTTGTCCCATCTTCTTTATCGAATCGTAGCACGCCGATCTCAGGATCGACAGGGCCTATGGCCGCGACTTCGTCGTCGGGCGGCATGGAGTAGGCATGGCGAACATCGGCTTCTTTGCCGTTCTTAAGTCGAAGCCTTCGATTTTCCATGATGCGGTCTTCATGGCCGCTCCCCGCTCCTATTTTCACGGGAACCAGATTCTGCGACGCTTCCTTCACCGCCTGAAAGGCCCGGTCCGCTACGTCCGTGCACACGACACCATGGCAATGGCTCGCGTTGATCAGGACATTTGACGCCTTAATGCCCAATTCCGCTTCAATCCGTGCCCGCACCGTCGGGACAAAATCGTTCTTGATGTACCCAATTTCACCGAGCGCGACGGCGTCGACAGTGAGTATGACCAACGCGGTGTCGCCTTGCTTCAGCACCAGAGACTTCGCGTACAACGGGTCATTGACAGTACCGGCTTCGCGATTGGTGATATCGATCTTTGCGGTGCCCGCAGTCAATGCGGCCGCGGCGTGGCACACCAGAGCAAGCGCAAACGCAGCGAAACTCACTTGTCGGAAAAAGGTCTTCATGTCTAACCGGCCCCTCCACAGCCTGATGTCCAATATACCTCATTGTCCGCTTTGAAGACGCGTGGGCCAAGGTGGGCATCAGCGAGGCAAATAGCGGGAACTCGCCGTCCTGCCATGCGGCACGACGGCGAGTAGTCTCTGTATTTCAGTTTGCGGTCAACGCCTCGATGGCCTGCGCAACGCGATCTCGATGTTTCTCGATGGGAGCAGGGTCTTTCGTGTACACCTTGAGACCGCTCGTGATTTCCGCGGGCACCACGAGAAGCCTCTCGAACTTTTCGCGCTTGCTGGCAGAGAGCTGCGCGCCACGTTCAGCGAGGAGCTTCTTCAAGATTACCATGTACTCGTAGTCCTCAATTCCGTCGCGCAGCATTTCCCATCGGATGCTGTCGACAGGACCGTCGAGGATGGTCTCGGCCTGAGTTCCATCGGCGGCTGCTTCTGGCGGGTACATGAAACGTCCGTCGCCATTGCCCCACGGTTCCTTGTCGTTGTCGGGTTTCGTGCCGTTGCCGCTTACCCACGACATCGCATCCTCATACGGATTCTGGAACGAGTCTTTGTATGCCGGTGACGTCGACCACAGATTGCTGGCCCACACCAACACACCTTCGATCTTGTACATCCACGTCTGCCACAGCCACGCGCGAAGATCCGTGCCGGGATGATCAATGAATAACCCCGGAAACGGCGCTTTGGGCACCGTGCACACGTACCACCAGAACCGATCGCCTTCTTTGCGACGCTCTTCAGCTTTGTCGTGGTCATACCACCAGGAATCAGGGCACCATAGGTTCGGTCCGTCGATCATTTCAGGTACGACGTGTTCCGTGATCATCCTCGTGATGTCGGGCGCCGCTGCTTTGAGTTTCAGAAAACCTTTCTGTACCCACGCGTAGTCATTTTGCGCCGGCTCGTCGGTCCAATAGACGTAGGCGTAATCGAGCCATCCTTTTTCGCGCAGGTGTTCCTGCATGGTGCGGCAATATGCGTTGAACGCAAGTTCGTGTTCACGCGTGTCTTCGTCAAAACCCTGCAACTGCCCCCCGCCAATATTAGGCAATCCCAAACGGAAGGAATTAAAACCATACTTCATGAAGACGCGCTCCATTTCCGCATCCCATGCGGGCCAATCGAATTTGGGAGTCAGCGCATTTGCTTGCAGCAACTTCCGGTCGGCTTCCGGCAAGTCCGCACCTTCGTTTTCCCCAAGCTTCACCCACGTCACGGGCAAGTCCACCAGCGGCGTTGGATGATAGGGCGAAATATGATGATTACGAAAACTCTGCCAGTACTTATCCAACACTTCACGCCGCTGTGCGGGATCGCTGATCTTCTGATAGCCCCAAACATACCCCTCGCCAAACCCGAACGCGGTCTGACAGGTCATTCGATCGGGTAACTCAAATCCGTAGACGACGACGCGCAGAGGGACTTCGGCAGAGTAACCTTCCGCAGTCAACGTGACAGTCCCCTTATAGGTGCCCGCAGGGGTGCCTTTGGGAACGTGGACGCGTACCCACAGCGGTTGGTTGGGCTCGGCAGGATCGGCGTTCAGATCGATGGGGCCTTTGAATGGCGGCAACGGATCGGGCCACGGAGCCAGAGCGCTCCACTTGTCGGTCATTCGTTGAATGGTCACGTAGCGCACGCGAAGCACCTCGATGTTGGAGGCATCCAGCGTGGCTCCTTGAGGTCCAGTCAAGGTGTTGGACTTCGCGATGAAGCCCTTCAGCGGCTTTGACGGACGCACCACAATTTGTGCGGCGTCCCATTCGTTTCCGGCACAGCGGATTTCGATGGCTTTGCTCTTCGCTTTTGGCGCGGGACGGTCGGCACTGACCTTCCATCCCGACGACGCCCACCACAGTTGGACTTCTGCCGTCGAACCGGGCAGTAGCTTCCCGTACGAGGCGTCAAAGAGTATGGAGCCGCGGCCGGCGGGGTCTTCACCCATCGCCGCCGCGGCCGCTATCGCACATGTCACAGCAAATGCACAGAGTGTCCTCATCGCAAATCCCCCCAGATCGTGCTGACGCACTTTGCGCTTACTTAATGGGAACTTCCTTGCCGGCCTCCGCCGAGCGGTACACGCCATCGAGCATCTTCTGAACCGCAAGACCCGCT is a window from the Candidatus Hydrogenedentota bacterium genome containing:
- a CDS encoding sodium/solute symporter (Members of the Solute:Sodium Symporter (SSS), TC 2.A.21 as described in tcdb.org, catalyze solute:Na+ symport. Known solutes for members of the family include sugars, amino acids, nucleosides, inositols, vitamins, urea or anions, depending on the system.), coding for MGFELSTLDVAVIVVSLAVVVVVGLWTSRKQGDTARDYFLASGRLPWYIIGAAFVSTSVSSEQIVGTAGQAYAHGMGIANWEWWSMPVYGILIAIFIPIYLRNRLATVPELLTRRFSPACGNVYTYVMLFAYVFVFMVPVFYGGALTFERLTGVNFYIVLWLTVLLVAIYTVKGGLLSVVWTDAVQCVMLVGGGLILFFVALNKIPGGWAAMEAASPERYHLYLPPSDDRAPFLGILLGTFGLFTFYSATNQVMVQRVLGARSRWDGIMGIIFAGFINIVRPLVTCFLGFIVYHWLHVMKMGPPLENLDHTFPFALRELAPEWGLRGIILAGFIAAVMSTVSALANSTATIFSLDVYQKVLKPSANDRELVLVGRYASFGALVIAAIIAPSIERFGGIFAYFQQGITFVVSPLIGVILMGVFWKRANAQGAFAGMMAGLIMTAVLLALTIAKIPLGFHWLYVGFFQEAIVVAIIVVVSLMTPAPAAEQWQPFVWRPAFLTEHLQGEPEYRWYKSLTLWFGIFAAIWLYLYWRYW
- a CDS encoding PIG-L family deacetylase, with the protein product MRVMAFSPHPDDVEILCAGTLAKYAAQGHDVAIVYVTNGNVGSPTLPPGEIAAVRKKEAQAASALINATFFWMNYDDEFLYDSPEVRHHFIDVIRQFRPDIVLCPHKDLDYHPDHIRTGQIVWDTHVMATVPNIKTAHPPCERIHEIWFYDTVAGVNFVPEFYVDISEHWEMKARMLACHESQNEWMIAQYGVPVTHHAEIQSKFRGLQSGCAYAECFFRAKFFPSTTSKDGLLPG
- a CDS encoding DUF1080 domain-containing protein, which translates into the protein MNMKSTVFARFRIANRRTYCAFAALAAAIACLCLFNVATVCAADAPAAEPQKPVVMGEGTGWRALWEEDFTNVNCDADTWSFKDGTIYCTGSPTGIMRTKNKVKNFELVVQWRHMKPAGNSGVFVWVMEDSIKDLPKGKLPHGIEVQVLDHGYAEQYEKQNGKKGDWFTTNGDVFAVGKMKLTPFPPLSPNGSRSFPSKNLSKGSPEWNHYYVRAINGEVRLWVNGEEVSGGTGADPSEGYLALESEGSPIEFRNLRIRELP
- a CDS encoding DUF4091 domain-containing protein, translated to MRTLCAFAVTCAIAAAAAMGEDPAGRGSILFDASYGKLLPGSTAEVQLWWASSGWKVSADRPAPKAKSKAIEIRCAGNEWDAAQIVVRPSKPLKGFIAKSNTLTGPQGATLDASNIEVLRVRYVTIQRMTDKWSALAPWPDPLPPFKGPIDLNADPAEPNQPLWVRVHVPKGTPAGTYKGTVTLTAEGYSAEVPLRVVVYGFELPDRMTCQTAFGFGEGYVWGYQKISDPAQRREVLDKYWQSFRNHHISPYHPTPLVDLPVTWVKLGENEGADLPEADRKLLQANALTPKFDWPAWDAEMERVFMKYGFNSFRLGLPNIGGGQLQGFDEDTREHELAFNAYCRTMQEHLREKGWLDYAYVYWTDEPAQNDYAWVQKGFLKLKAAAPDITRMITEHVVPEMIDGPNLWCPDSWWYDHDKAEERRKEGDRFWWYVCTVPKAPFPGLFIDHPGTDLRAWLWQTWMYKIEGVLVWASNLWSTSPAYKDSFQNPYEDAMSWVSGNGTKPDNDKEPWGNGDGRFMYPPEAAADGTQAETILDGPVDSIRWEMLRDGIEDYEYMVILKKLLAERGAQLSASKREKFERLLVVPAEITSGLKVYTKDPAPIEKHRDRVAQAIEALTAN